Genomic DNA from Clavibacter michiganensis:
GCTCCGGTATCTGCGGATCCGACCTCGCCGCGTACCGGGGGCACCACCCCTACAAGCGCCCGCCCGCCGTGCTGGGGCACGAGCTCGCCGGGACCGTCACGGAGGTGGGCCCCGGGGTGCGCGACGTGCGACCGGGCGACCGCGTCGCCACCTTCGCCTACGCCCCCTGCCTCCGCTGCGCGGCCTGCCGGCGCGGGGATCCGCACCTGTGCTCCGATCGCGAGAACCTCAGCGCCGGCCGGCTCGGCGGCACGCTCGCCGAGGAGGTGGTCCTCCGCGCGGCCATGGTGTGCGCGGTGCCGCCGCGCATGCCGAGCGATGCCGTGGTGCTCATCGAGCCGCTGGCCATCTCCGCGCACGCGGCGGCGCTGGCGGCGCTCGACGGGCGATCCGTCTGCGTCATCGGCTGCGGGACCATCGGGCTCGGCTGCGTCATCGCCGCCCGGGCGGCGGGTGCCGCGTCCATCCGCGGGATCGACCGCGGCGACGGGAAGCGCGACCGGTTCGTCGCCACCGGGGGCGACGCGTTCGTCGACGTCCGGGACGCCGCCGTCCGTGACCTGTCGGACGAGGACGTCGTCGCGCACGACGTGGTGGTCGTCGCGACCGCGTACCCGGGCGTGCTCGACGACGCCGTGCGGCTGGCGCGGCCGGGAGGCACCGTGATCGTCGTCAGCTACTTCCCCGACGCGCAGGTGCTCCATGCCAACGAGGCCGTGTCGAAGGAGATTGCCATCCGCGGATCCGCGCTCAGCACCCCGCGCGACGTCGCCGCCGTCATCGCGTGGTGGGAGGCCGGCCTCGTCGACCCCGCCACCCTCATCAGCCACCGGTTCGCCCTCGCGGCGGCACCGGAGGCGTTCGCGCTCATGGACCGCGGGGACGGCGACCTGGGCAAGATCATCATCGAGGGGACCGCATCGTGAACGACCTCGTGGTCGGCGTCGTCGGCGCGACCGGATACGCGGGCGCGGAGCTCTGCCGCCTGCTGCTGGAGCACCCGCACGTCGGCCAGATCCGCGCGGCGTCGCGGAGCGGGGCGGACATCGAGCGGACCAACCCGGCCCTCGACGGCAGCGGCCTGCGCTCCCTCCGCGTCGAGGAGCTCCTCGAGCACCGGGACGAGCTCGACGTGGCGTTCCTCTGCACCCCCACGGGCGAGGCCATGCGCCTGGCGCCCGCGCTGCTCGACGCCGGCGTGCGGGTCGTGGACCTCAGCGCCGACTTCCGCTTCGCGACCGCGCGGTCCTTCGAGGCGGCGCACGGGAAGCCGCACGCCGCGCCGGACC
This window encodes:
- a CDS encoding zinc-dependent alcohol dehydrogenase, which translates into the protein MSAAIASAVLRAERDVQVMTAPPEALGADDVRVRVISSGICGSDLAAYRGHHPYKRPPAVLGHELAGTVTEVGPGVRDVRPGDRVATFAYAPCLRCAACRRGDPHLCSDRENLSAGRLGGTLAEEVVLRAAMVCAVPPRMPSDAVVLIEPLAISAHAAALAALDGRSVCVIGCGTIGLGCVIAARAAGAASIRGIDRGDGKRDRFVATGGDAFVDVRDAAVRDLSDEDVVAHDVVVVATAYPGVLDDAVRLARPGGTVIVVSYFPDAQVLHANEAVSKEIAIRGSALSTPRDVAAVIAWWEAGLVDPATLISHRFALAAAPEAFALMDRGDGDLGKIIIEGTAS